A window of the Glaciimonas sp. CA11.2 genome harbors these coding sequences:
- a CDS encoding 4Fe-4S binding protein, which translates to MTHATLVKRFPAPFIIGEKDSTIPVWPIFKQNATANELVGYVFESIDLAPISGFSGLPINLLIALDPKGNFLEVSVLTHHEPVFLDGLGEAPMFQFVSQYKGLSLFQNIKIETQKNNTNKTHGVNVYLDGVTKATASVRIMNQTVLSAALKVARKKLGFAEGRDPDLIARVKSDIFVPSSVAQLISTGLIKHLVLRNSAVEEKFKKTAGEGLDPEAATDPKSIFIDLYVAYVSVPSIGRNLLSADSWKKLENRLDKGDHALLVMSKGRYSVLSDTFVSGTIPDRLQLQQDKLPIEMRDLDLDIALAGNDDLKMDSIKVFRVISQSGLDPSRSLDFSLAVTRNRGVIYPERITENFPFSFTLPKQFYQEAEGDDKTWKSSWIKRWWEIALLVAGLTVLAVALTLQKRLTTNATAFVWFRRGFLTFTLLFIGWIAQGQLSIVNITGFLQAVIGRRSLEFFLYDPMTVVIWGFVGVSLFVWGRGTFCGWLCPFGALQELVGKLAHFFKIPQLKIKSKTDVKLKRIKYFVLLGILISTFFTPRLTDALVEVEPFKTAITLNFIRSWPYVAYAVGLLIASSFVYKFFCRYLCPFGAALAVLGRFRLFEWLPRRKECGTPCQTCRHRCDYQAIKPDGKIVYEECFQCLDCVVIYESDDKCAPLILEKKRARIIPIQPSPVNL; encoded by the coding sequence ATGACGCATGCTACGTTGGTGAAGCGATTCCCTGCACCGTTTATCATCGGCGAAAAAGATAGTACGATCCCTGTGTGGCCCATTTTTAAACAAAACGCGACAGCCAATGAATTGGTGGGCTATGTGTTCGAATCAATCGACCTCGCACCGATTTCTGGCTTCTCCGGCTTGCCGATCAACCTTCTGATTGCGCTTGATCCCAAAGGTAACTTTCTTGAGGTCAGCGTACTGACACATCACGAGCCGGTGTTTCTTGATGGCTTGGGCGAAGCGCCAATGTTTCAATTCGTCAGTCAATATAAGGGCTTGTCGTTATTTCAAAATATAAAAATAGAAACGCAAAAAAATAACACCAACAAAACACACGGCGTAAATGTTTATCTTGACGGCGTGACCAAAGCCACCGCCTCAGTGCGGATCATGAATCAAACCGTTCTTTCGGCGGCACTCAAAGTTGCGCGCAAAAAACTGGGATTTGCGGAAGGTCGTGATCCGGATTTGATTGCGCGGGTAAAGTCAGATATTTTTGTACCGAGCAGCGTGGCGCAGTTAATTAGTACGGGGTTGATCAAACACCTTGTGTTGAGGAATAGCGCGGTGGAAGAAAAGTTTAAAAAGACCGCCGGTGAAGGTCTTGATCCCGAAGCGGCGACGGATCCAAAATCCATCTTTATTGATCTCTATGTTGCCTATGTATCGGTCCCCAGTATTGGTCGCAATTTGTTGAGCGCAGATAGCTGGAAAAAACTCGAGAACCGTTTGGACAAAGGTGATCACGCACTTCTGGTGATGTCGAAAGGCCGTTATAGCGTACTCAGCGATACCTTTGTCAGTGGCACGATTCCAGACCGCTTGCAATTGCAGCAGGACAAGCTACCGATTGAAATGCGCGACCTGGATCTGGATATTGCCCTTGCTGGCAACGATGATCTGAAGATGGATTCAATCAAGGTATTTCGCGTCATTAGCCAATCCGGATTGGACCCTTCGCGATCACTTGATTTTTCACTGGCAGTGACGCGTAATCGTGGTGTCATTTATCCAGAACGCATCACCGAAAACTTTCCGTTCAGTTTTACATTACCAAAGCAGTTTTATCAGGAAGCAGAAGGAGATGACAAGACATGGAAAAGTAGTTGGATAAAACGATGGTGGGAGATTGCGCTTCTTGTCGCCGGACTTACCGTGCTTGCTGTTGCCTTGACGCTGCAGAAACGACTGACAACCAATGCCACGGCGTTTGTCTGGTTCAGACGCGGTTTTTTGACCTTCACGCTCTTGTTTATCGGATGGATCGCGCAAGGACAATTGTCGATCGTCAATATCACCGGTTTTTTGCAGGCAGTGATTGGACGCCGTAGTCTGGAATTTTTCTTGTACGACCCAATGACGGTCGTTATATGGGGATTTGTCGGCGTGTCATTGTTTGTGTGGGGGCGCGGCACTTTCTGTGGTTGGTTATGTCCGTTTGGCGCGCTACAGGAATTGGTCGGGAAGCTTGCCCATTTTTTTAAAATTCCTCAGCTTAAAATAAAATCAAAAACAGATGTAAAGCTCAAGCGCATTAAATATTTTGTCCTGCTCGGCATTCTGATCAGTACTTTCTTTACCCCCAGATTAACCGATGCATTAGTCGAGGTGGAGCCATTTAAAACCGCCATCACGCTGAACTTTATCCGTTCATGGCCGTATGTTGCGTACGCCGTTGGATTATTGATCGCCAGCAGTTTTGTCTATAAATTTTTCTGCCGTTATCTTTGTCCCTTTGGTGCGGCGCTAGCGGTGCTGGGACGCTTCCGTCTTTTCGAATGGCTACCAAGACGTAAAGAATGCGGAACGCCTTGCCAGACCTGTCGTCATCGATGCGACTATCAGGCGATTAAGCCGGATGGAAAAATCGTCTACGAAGAATGTTTTCAATGTCTGGATTGCGTCGTTATTTATGAAAGCGACGACAAATGCGCGCCACTCATATTAGAAAAAAAACGTGCCCGGATAATTCCAATTCAGCCATCCCCCGTCAACCTTTAA
- a CDS encoding FAD:protein FMN transferase, which yields MRRRTFISASIGGAVAGLTGLAGWQFLQPQAISGEFSRSDVLPCGQRLFSGADLAFGTTIGVQLLHHDQRLAELAIQDAIHEAKKIDALMSIYSDTSQVFQLNRDGRLPHPDPHLLVVLKEAQRFSALTDGAFDITVQPLWVKFSQAAAVNTLPSYAEVEAAKSLVNWKKLSIDARQVQFEKSGMSITLNGVAQGYAVDLALAAIQSRGIRHALLDTGEFISIGTKTPDRRWTVGVQDPRIVDAFTAALQMDGRSVATSGDYETTFTPDFVHNHIFDPATGDSPVELASVTVMAPTGLLADGLSTALFVLGSEKAMILAPKLDNVDVLLVDKKGKSWKTPNLRESLI from the coding sequence ATGCGACGTCGCACCTTTATTTCAGCTTCTATTGGCGGCGCTGTGGCTGGTTTGACCGGTTTGGCGGGATGGCAATTTTTGCAACCGCAGGCCATCTCTGGTGAGTTTAGTCGCAGCGATGTGCTTCCATGCGGCCAACGACTATTTTCTGGTGCCGATCTGGCGTTTGGTACAACGATTGGGGTTCAATTGTTGCATCATGATCAGCGCCTAGCAGAATTGGCTATACAAGACGCAATACATGAGGCGAAGAAGATTGATGCACTCATGAGCATCTATAGTGACACTAGTCAGGTCTTTCAGTTGAACCGCGATGGCCGTTTGCCGCACCCCGATCCTCATCTGTTAGTCGTTTTGAAAGAGGCGCAACGCTTCTCGGCACTGACAGACGGTGCATTCGATATAACGGTGCAACCGCTTTGGGTTAAGTTTAGCCAAGCCGCTGCTGTCAATACATTACCGTCCTATGCCGAAGTAGAGGCCGCAAAATCTCTTGTCAATTGGAAAAAACTATCCATTGATGCGCGTCAGGTTCAGTTTGAGAAATCCGGTATGTCAATTACGCTCAATGGCGTCGCCCAAGGCTATGCTGTCGATCTGGCGCTCGCTGCGATCCAATCCCGCGGTATCAGGCATGCATTGCTTGATACCGGCGAATTTATCTCGATTGGAACTAAAACACCGGACCGTCGCTGGACTGTCGGGGTGCAAGACCCCAGGATTGTTGATGCATTTACCGCAGCTTTGCAGATGGATGGACGCAGCGTGGCAACCTCGGGCGATTATGAAACGACTTTCACACCGGATTTTGTCCACAATCATATCTTTGATCCCGCCACCGGCGACTCTCCTGTTGAGTTAGCCAGCGTCACCGTTATGGCGCCAACCGGATTGTTAGCAGATGGCCTGTCTACCGCATTATTTGTCCTGGGATCTGAAAAAGCCATGATTCTTGCACCCAAACTTGATAATGTGGACGTTCTGCTGGTCGACAAAAAAGGAAAGAGCTGGAAAACCCCCAACCTGCGCGAATCATTGATTTAA
- a CDS encoding insulinase family protein: protein MAFKQTRLHSVPALRAVVEEYEDSSFGARHIHLRTDDQEMVFLVAFPTIPETSDGRAHILEHLSLCGSARFPVRDPFFSMTRRSLGWMNALTYPEKTVYPFATTDRTDFFNLLDVYLDAAFFPTLDYYDFLQEGWRLAFEDGKLGVQGVVLNEMKGAFSDPMRALDQGINQHLFQHTTYMMESGGDPLEIPSLTHAALKAFHAKHYHPSQAVFMTAGNVDITAVQAIITERVLTKLPGRSERMMPQLAATWDAPKNATIVIPAQEGNDNKYGFQMSWLLGESSDAAGNIRAKLLEAGLLGDASAPLSRAMESAGFGRPSALNHAETSSRQITFHTGMEGLKKSEISKARTRIWDALEKTAIEGVPSSTLQASLRDLRFHQREIKGGGLPYGLHLLLNALPFEMNGGDIIQAFDVEPVLQQFDDEIKDPAFFKGLVQTLLDSPTRLESSVVAEARYGTDRMEKETARLAEIEKHLTTDDRARIVNESAELLHRQRQTVNKDILPRIRPADVSPVAKPGFPIPEPKQGAIVLPIASNGVSYASVLFNVSDFSADEWCWLNLYAGLIPDVGVGKKNYETASAWRQDLVPDFEVNLDVHQPLDHNAALHISVEFSAKGLQEEQNQLQQSLHETIADARFDELDRLAFLIDSMVRDVQNDLAEDGSRYAALAASAPLSRSSQFEEAVFGAPGLPFYRYLQEQLEDEKGIKAIADRLTTLHQKVISSPVTVIVAAEPEVASLFAQSLVKPFTTASRLMGVAPRSAALPLANSALHASAQINHCFAVWAGPTIAEPDAAFVSVLAELMTNEVLHRSIREEGGAYGAQASHAVGSGLFKMTSFRDPRLSATYADFEQAIAWVLASELTEESIEEAIISVVQSMDQPRSPYAEAHNSWSRKQIGVTEDMRMQYRQNVLRCTSADLKTAAKKWLLNITPSRAAFVGKIDQDMAALSVTKLASLM from the coding sequence ATGGCTTTCAAACAAACCCGTCTGCATTCTGTTCCTGCTCTCCGTGCTGTAGTAGAAGAATACGAAGACTCTTCCTTCGGCGCGCGTCATATACATTTGCGTACCGACGATCAGGAAATGGTATTTCTGGTCGCTTTCCCCACCATTCCAGAGACCAGCGACGGCCGGGCACACATCCTCGAACATTTATCGTTGTGTGGTTCGGCGCGTTTTCCCGTGCGCGATCCATTTTTCTCGATGACACGCCGCTCGTTAGGTTGGATGAATGCACTCACCTATCCCGAGAAAACCGTTTATCCATTTGCTACGACTGATCGTACCGATTTCTTCAATTTGCTCGATGTCTATCTTGATGCGGCTTTCTTTCCTACCCTGGACTATTACGATTTTCTGCAGGAAGGATGGCGTCTTGCTTTCGAAGACGGCAAACTGGGTGTGCAAGGTGTTGTGTTGAATGAAATGAAAGGAGCGTTTTCGGACCCGATGCGGGCTCTGGATCAGGGTATTAATCAGCATCTTTTTCAACACACGACGTACATGATGGAATCCGGCGGCGATCCGCTGGAAATTCCATCACTGACACACGCAGCGTTAAAAGCATTCCATGCAAAGCATTACCACCCATCCCAAGCGGTATTTATGACCGCCGGGAACGTTGATATTACAGCGGTGCAAGCCATTATTACTGAGCGTGTACTGACAAAATTACCCGGTCGTTCAGAACGCATGATGCCGCAACTCGCCGCGACATGGGATGCGCCCAAAAATGCGACTATCGTCATTCCTGCGCAAGAAGGAAATGATAATAAATATGGATTTCAGATGAGCTGGCTATTAGGCGAATCATCCGATGCCGCGGGTAATATTCGGGCCAAATTATTAGAAGCAGGGTTATTGGGAGACGCATCAGCGCCGTTATCGCGCGCGATGGAATCCGCAGGATTTGGCCGCCCATCTGCCCTGAACCATGCAGAAACCAGTTCACGCCAAATCACTTTTCACACCGGCATGGAAGGTTTGAAGAAATCAGAAATCAGCAAAGCCAGAACACGTATTTGGGATGCACTGGAAAAAACTGCCATTGAGGGCGTCCCATCGTCAACGCTACAAGCAAGCCTGCGCGACCTGCGGTTTCATCAGCGCGAAATTAAAGGCGGCGGTCTGCCGTATGGCCTGCATCTGTTGCTTAACGCCCTGCCCTTCGAGATGAATGGCGGCGATATCATCCAGGCCTTTGATGTCGAACCTGTTCTGCAACAATTTGACGATGAAATCAAAGATCCGGCCTTTTTCAAAGGATTGGTGCAAACGTTGCTCGATTCTCCGACGCGACTCGAGTCAAGTGTCGTCGCCGAAGCGCGTTATGGCACCGACCGCATGGAAAAAGAGACTGCGCGTCTGGCTGAAATCGAAAAACATCTCACCACTGACGATCGTGCGCGTATCGTTAACGAATCCGCGGAACTGCTCCATCGGCAACGGCAGACAGTCAACAAGGATATCCTCCCACGCATCCGCCCTGCTGACGTTTCGCCGGTAGCCAAACCCGGCTTCCCCATCCCGGAACCAAAACAAGGTGCAATCGTCCTCCCAATCGCTTCCAACGGGGTGAGCTACGCATCAGTTCTGTTTAACGTTTCAGATTTTTCAGCAGATGAGTGGTGCTGGCTAAATTTGTACGCCGGATTGATTCCGGATGTCGGCGTAGGAAAAAAGAACTATGAAACAGCAAGCGCCTGGCGACAGGATTTAGTCCCTGACTTTGAAGTCAATCTGGATGTACATCAGCCGCTGGACCACAATGCGGCATTGCATATTTCGGTGGAGTTTTCTGCCAAAGGCTTGCAAGAGGAGCAAAATCAACTCCAGCAATCATTGCACGAGACGATTGCCGATGCGCGCTTTGATGAACTCGATAGACTGGCATTTTTAATTGACAGCATGGTGCGCGACGTACAAAACGACTTAGCAGAAGATGGCAGTCGCTATGCTGCACTGGCAGCGTCGGCGCCGTTATCTCGCTCAAGTCAGTTTGAGGAAGCGGTGTTTGGCGCACCGGGACTACCTTTTTATCGGTATTTGCAAGAACAGCTTGAAGATGAAAAAGGCATTAAGGCAATCGCAGACCGACTGACCACATTACATCAAAAAGTCATCAGCAGCCCCGTCACAGTGATTGTTGCGGCGGAACCAGAGGTGGCGTCTCTATTTGCTCAGTCATTAGTCAAACCCTTCACAACAGCTTCACGACTGATGGGGGTCGCGCCACGCTCTGCCGCTCTGCCATTAGCCAATTCGGCATTGCATGCATCGGCCCAGATCAATCATTGTTTCGCTGTCTGGGCCGGACCGACTATCGCAGAGCCGGACGCCGCGTTTGTTTCCGTGCTGGCGGAATTAATGACCAACGAAGTGTTACACCGATCAATCCGTGAAGAAGGTGGTGCATACGGCGCGCAAGCCTCGCATGCGGTTGGATCCGGGCTTTTCAAAATGACGTCGTTCCGGGATCCGCGTCTGTCTGCCACGTATGCTGATTTTGAACAAGCGATTGCTTGGGTGTTGGCGTCCGAGTTGACCGAAGAAAGTATCGAAGAAGCAATCATTAGCGTCGTGCAATCAATGGACCAGCCCCGCTCACCTTACGCGGAAGCCCACAATAGTTGGTCGCGCAAGCAGATCGGTGTCACTGAAGACATGCGGATGCAATATCGTCAAAATGTTCTGCGCTGTACTTCGGCTGATCTAAAGACTGCAGCAAAAAAATGGCTACTCAACATTACTCCTAGCCGTGCTGCCTTTGTCGGAAAAATAGATCAGGATATGGCAGCACTTAGCGTCACCAAGTTGGCTTCGCTGATGTAA